A genome region from Planktothrix serta PCC 8927 includes the following:
- a CDS encoding DUF2949 domain-containing protein codes for MTPINYSRFIRFLQDDLSLSPDSIAMAERANHPAESQHKYLDASPVSMTLWQYGLVTLEQLDKIFDWLETA; via the coding sequence ATGACACCAATCAATTACTCTCGGTTTATCCGTTTTTTACAAGATGATTTATCTCTTTCTCCTGACTCAATTGCCATGGCAGAACGAGCCAATCATCCGGCGGAATCTCAACATAAATATCTCGATGCGAGTCCGGTATCTATGACCCTGTGGCAATATGGTTTAGTCACATTGGAACAGTTAGATAAAATCTTTGACTGGTTAGAAACCGCTTAA
- a CDS encoding DUF192 domain-containing protein, giving the protein MASIPTALISMSLGVIGILLVSCSSLFSSVSTAQPLSLETAVSQSLVQTPNNQGQMLPITAQAKIGGQEIQLEVAQAPHQQALGLMYRTDLADDRGMLFPFDRPRVVGFWMKNCKIPLDMLFIRNGVVQAIQVSAPPCQQEPCPTYGPDLAVDQVIELRGGRSQELGVKVGDRIPITVLNSQQ; this is encoded by the coding sequence TTGGCTTCTATCCCAACGGCCTTAATATCGATGAGCCTTGGGGTGATCGGTATTTTATTGGTTAGCTGTTCATCTCTGTTTTCATCGGTTTCAACAGCACAACCCTTGAGCTTAGAAACTGCGGTTTCTCAGTCTCTTGTACAAACCCCAAATAATCAGGGTCAAATGTTACCCATTACGGCTCAAGCCAAAATAGGGGGCCAAGAGATTCAGCTTGAAGTCGCTCAAGCCCCCCATCAGCAAGCATTAGGCTTAATGTATAGAACTGATTTAGCTGATGATCGGGGAATGTTATTTCCCTTTGATCGACCTCGCGTTGTGGGATTTTGGATGAAAAACTGCAAAATTCCCCTAGATATGCTTTTTATCCGTAATGGAGTTGTTCAAGCCATTCAAGTTAGTGCTCCTCCTTGTCAACAGGAACCTTGTCCCACTTATGGCCCCGATCTGGCGGTGGATCAGGTGATTGAACTACGGGGCGGACGTTCTCAGGAATTAGGTGTAAAAGTGGGCGATCGCATCCCGATCACAGTCCTGAATTCTCAGCAATAA